A window of Penaeus vannamei isolate JL-2024 unplaced genomic scaffold, ASM4276789v1 unanchor252, whole genome shotgun sequence contains these coding sequences:
- the LOC138860912 gene encoding chloride intracellular channel protein 6-like: protein MGTRRTKGLSRVIIAWRTKTNRLSKKVISLPAGAREVEACFAFQADGPPEDEAAEAVNEIAPAAQEVRRGAPAAKAVRRGAPAAKAVQEVAPAAKAVQRGAPAAKAVQRGAPAAKAVQEAAPAAKAVQEGAAAAKAVQEGAPAAKAVRRGAPAAKAVQEVAAAAKAVRRGAPAAQAVQEVAPAAQAVQEVAPAAQAVQEVAPAAQAVQEVAPAAQAVQEGAPAAKAVQEAAPAAKAVRRGAAAAKAVQEVAPAAKAVQEVAPAAKAVRRGAPAAQAVQEVAAAAKAVQEVAPAAKAVQEVAPAAKAVQEVAPATKAVRRGAAAAKAVQEAAPAGKAVRRGAAAAKAVQEAAPAGKAVRRGAAAAKAVQEAAPAGKAVRRGAAAAKAVQEAAPAGKAVRRGAAAAKAVQEAAPTAQAVRHVAPAAQEVRRVAPAA from the coding sequence ATGGGGACGCGGCGCACCAAGGGCCTATCGAGGGTCATCATCGCCTGGCGGACGAAGACCAACAGGCTCTCCAAGAAGGTGATCTCTCTCCCCGCTGGGGCGAGAGAGGTCGAGGCCTGCTTCGCGTTCCAGGCGGACGGGCCTCCCGAAGATGAGGCTGCCGAGGCTGTGAATGAAATTGCTCCTGCCGCCCAGGAGGTGCGGCGAGGTGCTCCTGCTGCCAAGGCTGTGCGGCGAGGTGCTCCTGCTGCCAAGGCGGTGCAAGAAGTTGCTCCTGCTGCCAAGGCGGTGCAGCGAGGTGCTCCTGCTGCCAAGGCGGTGCAGCGAGGTGCTCCTGCTGCCAAGGCGGTGCAGGAAGCTGCTCCTGCTGCCAAGGCGGTGCAGGAAGGTGCTGCTGCTGCCAAGGCGGTGCAGGAAGGTGCTCCTGCTGCCAAGGCGGTGCGGCGAGGTGCTCCTGCTGCCAAGGCTGTGCAGGAAGTTGCTGCTGCTGCCAAGGCGGTGCGGCGAGGTGCTCCTGCTGCCCAGGCGGTGCAGGAAGTTGCTCCTGCTGCCCAGGCGGTGCAGGAAGTTGCTCCTGCTGCCCAGGCGGTGCAGGAAGTTGCTCCTGCTGCCCAGGCGGTGCAGGAAGTTGCTCCTGCTGCCCAGGCGGTGCAGGAAGGTGCTCCTGCTGCCAAGGCGGTGCAGGAAGCTGCTCCTGCTGCCAAAGCGGTGCGGCGAGGTGCTGCTGCTGCCAAGGCGGTGCAGGAAGTTGCTCCTGCTGCCAAGGCGGTGCAGGAAGTTGCTCCTGCTGCCAAGGCGGTGCGGCGAGGTGCTCCTGCTGCCCAGGCTGTGCAGGAAGTTGCTGCTGCTGCCAAGGCGGTGCAGGAAGTTGCTCCTGCTGCCAAGGCGGTGCAGGAAGTTGCTCCTGCTGCCAAGGCGGTGCAGGAAGTTGCTCCTGCTACCAAGGCGGTGCGGCGAGGTGCTGCTGCTGCCAAGGCGGTGCAGGAAGCTGCTCCTGCTGGCAAGGCGGTGCGGCGAGGTGCTGCTGCTGCCAAGGCGGTGCAGGAAGCTGCTCCTGCTGGCAAGGCGGTGCGGCGAGGTGCTGCTGCTGCCAAGGCGGTGCAGGAAGCTGCTCCTGCTGGCAAGGCGGTGCGGCGAGGTGCTGCTGCTGCCAAGGCGGTGCAGGAAGCTGCTCCTGCTGGCAAGGCGGTGCGGCGAGGTGCTGCTGCTGCCAAGGCGGTGCAGGAAGCTGCTCCTACTGCCCAGGCGGTGCGGCATGTTGCTCCTGCTGCCCAGGAGGTGCGGCGAGTTGCTCCTGCTGCCTAG
- the LOC138860911 gene encoding proto-oncogene serine/threonine-protein kinase mos-like, translating to MLLLLPRYGELLLLPRRCGEVLLLPRRCGEVLLLPRRCRLHLLQRRCRKLPDCTGVPLIDVDSFLRSEVTKLGEGAYARVYDVSRPGLPPVCMKLYKRQQATDHEDEAERLHALRNVPGLPKLVGLSLAPAAVVMTCHGTRDLHSWLCTRFNMEEYLKMLLSLSTTLLALHTEGFTHNDLKTDNVIIDERNVPTLIDVGLVSRKCARPYKCNSDKDVGELESRRAKRHGHLAPEIFRGGKARPSADVYSFGRILFVASLMTFHEFVPEIAFLMTACKEVEPRKRPTFREIIELLASLIERRAQE from the exons ATGTTGCTCCTGCTGCCGAGGTACGGCGAGTTGCTCCTGCTGCCCAGGAGGTGCGGCGAGGTGCTCCTGCTGCCCAGGAGGTGCGGCGAGGTGCTCCTGCTGCCCAGGCGGTGCAGGTTGCACCTGCTGCAGAGGCGGTGCAGGAAATTGCCCGACT GTACGGGGGTCCCGCTCATTGACGTCGACTCCTTCCTTCGCTCCGAGGTGACTAAGCTCGGCGAGGGGGCTTACGCACGGGTGTACGATGTGAGTCGACCCGGCTTGCCTCCTGTGTGCATGAAGCTGTACAAGAGACAGCAGGCCACTGATCACGAGGATGAGGCCGAGAGGCTGCACGCCCTGAGGAACGTTCCAGGACTTCCCAAGCTGGTGGGGCTGTCCCTCGCCCCCGCCGCGGTGGTGATGACCTGCCACGGAACGCGGGACCTGCACTCGTGGCTCTGCACGCGCTTCAACATGGAGGAGTACCTGAAGATGCTCCTGTCCCTCAGCACCACCTTGCTCGCTCTCCACACCGAGGGCTTCACGCACAACGACTTAAAGACCGACAACGTGATCATCGACGAGCGCAACGTGCCGACCCTGATCGACGTGGGTCTCGTGTCCCGCAAGTGCGCCCGCCCCTATAAATGTAATTCGGACAAGGACGTGGGCGAGCTCGAGAGCAGGCGCGCGAAGAGACACGGCCACTTGGCCCCCGAGATCTTCCGCGGAGGAAAAGCTCGTCCCAGCGCCGACGTTTACTCCTTCGGCAGGATCCTGTTCGTAGCTTCCTTGATGACGTTCCACGAATTCGTCCCCGAAATCGCTTTCCTCATGACGGCGTGCAAGGAGGTCGAGCCGCGGAAGCGCCCGACCTTCCGCGAGATCATCGAGCTCCTCGCCAGCTTGATCGAGCGGCGCGCGCAGGAATGA